Proteins encoded by one window of Mercenaria mercenaria strain notata chromosome 4, MADL_Memer_1, whole genome shotgun sequence:
- the LOC128556450 gene encoding sialin-like: MAGVAVAGVCADSIRTRTKVSVTTIRKVFLIASCTGIAVFILVPGYLTCEYKYGVIACLCLCTIFEAIGVTGGFVPNIIDIAPRYSSIIFGISNTLATIPGIVAPIAVGEITKTGTNEEWRLVFFITAGISLFAAVLYGIFADSELAPWAQGKEDPIEMEVQVSNKHVQQGLATVNESCEL, from the exons ATGGCGGGAGTAGCTGTCGCTGGTGTGTGCGCTGATTCCATCAGAACTAGGACAAAAGTATCTGTTACTACCATTAGAAAGGTCTTTCTAATTGCAA GTTGCACTGGGATTGCAGTATTTATTCTGGTACCCGGGTATTTGACATGCGAATACAAATATGGCGTCATAGCCTGTTTATGTTTATGCACTATTTTCGAAGCCATTGGTGTTACAGGAGGCTTCGTTCCTAATATTATAGACATAGCACCAAG GTATTCGTCCATTATTTTTGGTATATCAAACACCTTAGCAACCATTCCTGGTATAGTTGCTCCAATTGCAGTAGGAGAAATTACTAAAACT GGTACAAATGAAGAATGGAGACTAGTATTCTTTATAACCGCCGGAATATCTCTGTTCGCTGCCGTACTGTATGGCATTTTTGCTGATAGTGAACTTGCTCCCTGGGCACAAGGCAAAGAGGATCCAATTGAAATGGAAGTTCAAGTTTCAAATAAACACGTACAACAAGGATTAGCAACAGTGAACGAAAGTTGTGAACTTTAA
- the LOC128556659 gene encoding uncharacterized protein DDB_G0283697-like produces the protein MGIETKKKVIMSQTLVTKNMGIETKKKRQRKRNNESDVGDKEYGYRDKEKSDNESDVGDKEYRYRDKEKSDNESDISDKEYGYRDKEKSDNESGVGDKEYGYRDKEESDSESDVVDKEYGYRDKEESDNESDVGDKEYGYRDKDKSDNEADVGDKEYRYRDKEKKSDNESDVGDKEYGYRDKEKSDNESDVGGKEYGYRDKEKR, from the exons ATGGGTATAGAGACAAAGAAAAAAGTGATAATGAGTCAGACGTTGGTGACAAAGAATATGGGTATAGAGACAAAGAAGAAA AGACAAAGAAAACGTAATAATGAGTCAGACGTAGGTGACAAAGAATATGGGTATAGAGACAAAGAAAAAAGTGATAATGAGTCAGATGTAGGTGACAAAGAATATAGGTATAGAGACAAAGAAAAAAGTGATAATGAATCAGACATAAGTGACAAAGAATATGGGTATAGAGACAAAGAAAAAAGTGATAATGAGTCAGGCGTAGGTGACAAAGAATATGGGTATAGAGACAAAGAAGAAAGTGATAGTGAGTCCGACGTTGTTGACAAAGAATATGGGTATAGAGACAAAGAAGAAAGTGATAATGAGTCCGACGTTGGTGACAAAGAATATGGGTATAGAGACAAAGATAAAAGTGATAACGAGGCAGACGTTGGTGACAAAGAATATAGGTATAgagacaaagaaaaaaaaagtgataACGAGTCAGACGTAGGTGACAAAGAATATGGATATAGAGACAAAGAAAAAAGTGATAACGAGTCAGACGTAGGTGGCAAAGAATATGGGTATAGAGACAAAGAAAAAAGGTGA